A single region of the Theileria annulata chromosome 4, complete sequence, *** SEQUENCING IN PROGRESS *** genome encodes:
- a CDS encoding uncharacterized protein (Tap349h10.p1c.C.cand.123 - score = 123.37) has protein sequence MYLIEYDLVLYVIEYYFGRLTSRVTSQLLLRGPISLPKLVNPKKFNFKVFRNALVILIRHGIVEYSFETTTIGPRLVTHLLYSVNINNALSMFLIPSILLNCKEQLDDDCYKVLLHISKYGITTPRKIKESLPELGNYVISNCLFNLINSHFIVPVDSFDQLMNKQKGHEYPCDGIFDVLETLTRGTTNSSAGPQCNIKDNQLYKIDFEFALENLVKEEIKQLIYSRVGNNASIKIVLDVLMDNNTRKWPKILHYRDIESRIRSLKNTQNITSDYLMKLLNGLNKHPDNLVVYSPQDQSYYLDWYKARRMLKEMAIFESVKRLLGIRAARIWNLLLKELDNDVSSKLDTHQVSENALVSLQTARSILYRLTMKGFAKIYESAPKASDKTHDLTHQPQDQSNKQTVYFSTSLELVCKLINILSQTHSQIMKMGYKFASNLIERLVHEKNMDFQRYKTHKSQESLGI, from the exons atgtatttaatagaatatGATCTGGTTTTATATGTTATCGAGTACTACTTCGGTAGGTTAACATCCAGAGTAACAAGTCAGTTGTTGTTGAGAGGTCCAATATCCCTACCCAAATTGGTTAACCCAAAGAAGTTTAACTTTAAAGTTTTTAGAAATGCATTGGTTATTCTTATTCGACATGGAATCGTAGAGTATAGTTTTGAAACTACCACAATTGGACCACGCTTGGTTACACATTTGTTATATTCGGttaacattaataatgCCTTGTCTATGTTCTTGATCCCATCAATCCTCCTAAACTGTAAGGAACAATTGGATGATGATTGTTACAAAGTTTTACTCCACATTTCAAAGTATGGAATCACAACGCCCAGAAAAATCAAAGAATCGTTGCCTGAACTAG GAAACTATGTTATATCGAACTGTCTGTTCaacttaattaattcaCATTTTATCGTACCCGTGGATTCATTCGATCAGCTCATG AATAAACAAAAAGGGCATGAGTACCCATGTGACGGCATTTTTGACGTTTTGGAAACCTTGACTAGAGGAACAACTAATTCTTCAGCTGGGCCTCAATGTAACATCAAGGATAACCAGCTCTACAAGATAGATTTTGAGTTTGCATTAGAGAATTTAGTCAAAGAG GAAATAAAGCagttaatatatagtaGAGTGGGAAATAACGCttcaataaaaattgttttgGACGTTCTCATGGACAATAATACCAGAAAGTGGCCTAAGATTCTGCACTACCGCGACATAGAATCTCGTATACGCTCTCTCAAGAACACTCAAAACATCACTTCCGATTATCTAATGAAGTTGTTAAACGGATTAAATAAACATCCAGATAATCTCGTAGTATACTCACCACAAG ATCAATCATACTATTTGGATTGGTACAAGGCGAGGAGAATGCTGAAGGAAATGGCAATATTTGA atCAGTGAAGAGATTACTAGGGATTCGAGCTGCGAGAATTTGGAATCTGTTACTTAAGGAACTGGATAATGATGTTTCTTCCAAATTGGATACTCACCAA GTCAGTGAAAATGCTTTGGTTTCACTTCAGACAGCTAGGTCTATACTCTACAGACTTACAATGAAGGGTTTTGCGAAAATTTATGAATCGGCTCCAAAAGCGTCTGATAAAACTCACGATCTTACACACCAGCCTCAGGATCAAAGTAATAAACAAACTGTTTACTTCTCCACATCGCTTGAATTAGTATGTAAActtattaatattctttCTCAGACCCACTCtcaaattatgaaaatggGATACAAATTCGCATCCAACCTTATAGAACGTCTAGTTCACGAGAAGAACATGGACTTTCAGAGGTACAAAACACACAAGTCACAAGAATCTTTAGGAATCtaa
- a CDS encoding uncharacterized protein (Tap349h10.p1c.C.cand.123 - score = 123.37;~SMART 8 WD40 (SM00320) at aa 553-591, E()=6.42e-01; 594-633, E()=8.47e-12; 635-681, E()=6.73e-06; 684-724, E()=1.11e-06; 727-808, E()=5.50e+01; 813-852, E()=6.32e-11; 855-894, E()=2.95e-11; 897-929, E()=8.52e+01): MCLFRFLGSDFKLLNLLVNYNKFYSPSLTYPLNFAKIVKYNGLGKRFTSSLSENSDSTSVSDIYFKTPTSERVFSDILTMDSLSPREFRIFLNDVVKLKVDDVLLWSKAATYCIENASKFKFFDALSVLESFTQAKIYDKALFTEFSRYLTIQSPMMEPRHLIQCINVYAFSGTFPQALFLEVFYGIIKQSEKMYAAEFVDMFNCLSKWNIKNKQVLSALCKTLAKNVSILRYAELTQVAACCRNLEIEDETFRFILDSWQKKELAMMTIQEMLDCLKKLKNIEVKLENYEELLFKEFVKQVNELDGDDIAQLADPFDCLEFLKSTGALSKEFLLSLTKWCADAVHNPPTRSQKRPLSHQLVELYNLVQEYGIEEKYIDKAVLKFVTSKGGLRLRNPKPIPTVYKPNRKYVFTDDPENPRPIPEIKYLENDIPQESEKSKHINKIVEELEPYPKFFDKINIKKPSTQSCGKASFRLKPKTYRHKNIPVKQ, from the exons atgtgtttgTTTAGATTTCTTGGTtctgattttaaattattgaacCTATTAGTAAATTACAACAAGTTTTATTCCCCTTCACTTACTTACCCCTTAAATTTCGCCAAGATTGTAAAATACAATGGACTGGGCAAGAGGTTCACTTCTTCATTGTCTGAGAATTCAGATTCCACATCAGTTTCTGATATATACTTTAAAACGCCTACTAGTGAAAGGGTTTTTTCtgatattttaacaatGGATTCATTGTCGCCCAGAGAgtttagaatatttttaaatgatGTAGTCAAATTAAAGGTTGATGACGTTTTACTATGGTCTAAAGCTGCGACTTACTGCATAGAGAATGCGTCCAAATTTAAGTTTTTTGACGCTTTGTCAGTTTTAGAATCGTTTACTCAAGCAAAAATCTACGACAAGGCTCTTTTTACTGAATTTTCTAGATATCTAACAATTCAATCTCCGATGATGGAACCACGCCACTTGATTCAGTGCATAAATGTATATGCTTTTTCAGGGACTTTCCCACAGGCTTTATTTCTGGAAGTTTTCTATGGAATAATTAAACAGTCTGAGAAGATGTATGCAGCTGAATTCGTGGACATGTTCAATTGCCTCTCTAAGTGGaacattaaaaataaacagGTTTTATCAGCTCTTTGCAAAACTCTGGCTAAGAATGTTAGTATTTTGAGATATGCTGAACTCACACAAGTGGCGGCATGCTGCAGAAATTTGGAAATAGAAGATGAGACTTTTCGTTTTATTTTAGACTCTTGGCAAAAGAAAGAATTGGCCATGATGACTATCCAGGAAATGCTGGACTGTTTGAAG AAACTCAAGAACATTGAAGTTAAGTTGGAAAACTACGAGGAACTACTATTTAAAGAGTTTGTAAAg CAAGTAAATGAATTGGATGGTGATGATATTGCTCAGTTGGCAGATCCGTTTGATTGCCTTGAGTTTTTGAAATCAACAGGTGCTCTCTCAAAA gAATTCTTATTATCACTAACAAAATGGTGTGCTGACGCAGTGCATAATCCTCCAACAAGGTCACAAAAAAGACCCCTTAGTCATCAATTAGTCGAACTCTACAACTTGGTACA GGAGTATGGAATAGAAGAAAAGTATATTGACAAAGCAGTACTTAAATTTGTAACATCTAAAG GGGGGTTAAGATTAAGGAACCCTAAACCCATTCCAACAGTCTACAAACCTAACAGAAAATATGTATTTACAGATGATCCTGAG AATCCGAGACCTATTCCTGAGATTAAATATCTCGAGAATGATATTCCACAAGAATCTGAAAAGTCGAAacacattaataaaattgtggAAGAATTG GAACCATACCCAAAATTTTTcgataaaattaatattaagaaaCCTTCCACACAGAGTTGTGGCAAGGCATCATTTAGATTAAAACCCAAAACATATCGGCATAAAAACATTCCTGtaaaacaataa